A genome region from Streptomyces pratensis includes the following:
- a CDS encoding cation:proton antiporter regulatory subunit — translation MGTHRTSLPGVGVQYDYTTESGQHISVVVHHDGRRFLGFYEKDDPDSCVLSVPLTTTEATGLAHLIDAAPIDAVRTEGIDLVTEHIPLGARSPYGGRLLGDTRARTRTGASIVAVLRTHSAHPSPGPDFRLAIGDTLVVVGTREGVDTLSEIIAEG, via the coding sequence ATGGGAACCCACCGCACATCGCTGCCAGGAGTCGGCGTCCAGTACGACTACACGACCGAGTCCGGGCAGCACATCTCCGTCGTCGTGCATCACGACGGGCGGAGGTTCCTGGGGTTCTACGAGAAGGACGACCCAGATTCATGCGTGCTCTCCGTGCCGCTGACCACCACCGAGGCCACCGGGCTCGCGCATCTCATCGACGCGGCGCCGATCGACGCCGTGCGCACCGAGGGCATCGACCTGGTCACCGAGCACATTCCGCTCGGGGCTCGCTCCCCGTACGGCGGGCGGCTGCTGGGGGACACCCGGGCGCGGACCCGGACAGGGGCTTCGATCGTGGCCGTGCTGCGTACGCACAGTGCGCATCCCTCGCCCGGACCGGACTTCCGGCTGGCCATCGGGGACACGCTCGTCGTTGTAGGAACGCGTGAGGGCGTCGACACGCTCTCCGAGATCATTGCGGAGGGCTGA
- a CDS encoding cation:proton antiporter — MHDTTALLVELGSVILGLGIIGRFAGRIGLSPIPLYLLAGLAFGEGGLLPLGASEEFTAIGAEIGVILLLLLLGLEYSASELVTSLKTQYPSGVVDFVLNATPGAAAGLMLGWGPVGAVALAGVTWISSSGVIAKVMTDMGRLGNRETPVILGVLVIEDLAMAIYLPLLTAMLAGVGLAGGSIALLIALGTVGFVLYLALRHGRLISRAVSSDNPEMLLLVVLGLTVLVAGVAQQLQVSAAVGAFLVGIALSGEVAEGARKLLTPLRDLFAAVFFVFFGLSTDPAEIPPVLLPAALLAIVTVFTKIGTGWYASRRAGIGPRGRWRAGGTLVARGEFSIVIAGLAVATEPRIGPIATAYVLILVIAGPLTARWTEPVASKLEAALAGRRKKPDVAAGQPMPSHDDLTPEHAGRDSD; from the coding sequence GTGCATGACACGACTGCACTGCTGGTGGAGCTGGGCTCCGTCATCCTGGGGCTCGGCATCATCGGGCGGTTCGCCGGACGGATAGGCCTCTCGCCGATCCCGCTCTACCTGCTGGCCGGGCTCGCGTTCGGCGAGGGCGGCCTGCTGCCGCTCGGTGCCAGCGAGGAGTTCACCGCCATCGGGGCGGAGATCGGCGTCATCCTCCTGCTGCTCCTGCTCGGGCTGGAGTACAGCGCGTCGGAGCTCGTCACGAGCCTCAAGACGCAGTACCCCTCCGGGGTCGTCGACTTCGTGCTCAACGCGACGCCCGGCGCGGCAGCCGGACTGATGCTCGGCTGGGGACCCGTGGGTGCCGTCGCCCTGGCCGGGGTCACCTGGATCTCGTCGTCGGGTGTGATCGCCAAGGTGATGACCGACATGGGGCGGCTCGGTAACCGCGAGACGCCCGTCATCCTCGGTGTCCTCGTCATCGAGGACCTCGCCATGGCCATCTATCTGCCGCTGCTCACCGCGATGCTGGCGGGAGTCGGTCTGGCGGGCGGCAGCATCGCGCTGCTGATCGCACTCGGGACCGTCGGGTTCGTGCTGTACCTGGCGCTGCGCCACGGCCGCCTCATCAGCCGCGCGGTGTCCTCCGACAACCCGGAGATGCTGCTGCTCGTCGTCCTCGGGCTCACCGTCCTCGTGGCGGGGGTGGCCCAGCAGCTTCAGGTGTCCGCGGCCGTCGGCGCGTTCCTCGTGGGCATCGCGCTCTCCGGCGAGGTCGCCGAGGGCGCGCGCAAGCTGCTGACACCGCTGCGGGACCTGTTCGCCGCCGTGTTCTTCGTGTTCTTCGGTCTCTCCACCGATCCGGCGGAGATCCCTCCCGTGCTGCTTCCGGCGGCACTGCTGGCGATCGTCACGGTCTTCACGAAGATCGGAACGGGCTGGTACGCCTCCCGGCGGGCCGGGATCGGTCCGCGCGGCCGTTGGCGGGCCGGCGGCACGCTGGTCGCACGCGGGGAGTTCTCGATCGTCATCGCCGGTCTGGCCGTGGCGACGGAACCGCGGATCGGGCCGATCGCGACGGCGTACGTGCTGATCCTGGTGATCGCCGGACCGCTCACCGCCCGGTGGACGGAGCCGGTCGCATCGAAGCTCGAGGCGGCGCTCGCCGGCCGGCGGAAGAAGCCGGACGTCGCGGCCGGTCAGCCGATGCCGTCGCACGACGACCTCACGCCGGAGCACGCCGGGCGCGACTCCGACTGA
- a CDS encoding M56 family metallopeptidase — translation MGVFVYLPLVLPLTALPMARLAEQHLHPRSATRLLAVVGSTLALCSTLCLALLMVVGTAQLPGNPLPDGWSDPEVRAAVPYEEKAGLIAIVVLGAVLVACGSTLLRHTRTRMRAARALPPHTGGGTAGDLALIRSPDPYAYALPGRRRRDGRVVVSTAMMECLDARERRALVAHERAHLSGRHHRHLLVTQLAARANPFLLPLRTAVAYSTERWADEEAAYAVGSRRAVATAVGKAALFSHRPPGPAVLPAFATTGPVPRRVAALLDPEPPAGLWPPASAHLVMAAVTATVGTAASALSSLNATVTLVGILHAATPL, via the coding sequence ATGGGCGTCTTCGTCTACCTGCCACTCGTCCTGCCACTGACCGCACTGCCCATGGCGCGCCTCGCCGAGCAGCATCTGCACCCCAGGAGCGCCACCCGCCTGCTGGCCGTCGTCGGTTCGACGCTGGCCCTGTGCAGCACGCTCTGCCTGGCCCTGCTGATGGTGGTGGGCACGGCCCAGCTCCCCGGCAATCCGCTGCCCGACGGCTGGTCCGACCCCGAGGTACGCGCTGCGGTGCCGTACGAGGAGAAGGCGGGCCTGATCGCGATCGTCGTCCTGGGAGCGGTGCTGGTGGCCTGCGGCAGCACCCTGCTGCGGCACACCAGGACCCGGATGCGCGCCGCCCGCGCCCTGCCGCCGCACACCGGCGGCGGCACCGCGGGTGACCTCGCGTTGATCCGGTCCCCCGATCCGTACGCGTACGCCCTGCCGGGACGGCGCCGGCGCGACGGCAGGGTCGTCGTCTCCACCGCGATGATGGAATGTCTGGACGCCCGCGAACGCCGTGCGCTCGTCGCTCACGAGCGCGCGCACCTGTCCGGCCGGCACCACCGGCACCTGCTGGTGACACAACTGGCGGCGCGCGCCAACCCGTTCCTCCTGCCCCTGCGCACGGCGGTGGCGTACAGCACCGAACGCTGGGCGGACGAGGAAGCGGCGTACGCGGTCGGCAGCCGCCGTGCGGTCGCCACGGCGGTCGGGAAGGCGGCCCTGTTCTCGCACCGTCCGCCGGGGCCCGCCGTGCTCCCCGCCTTCGCGACGACGGGCCCCGTGCCGCGCCGGGTGGCGGCGCTGCTCGACCCCGAGCCCCCGGCCGGGCTCTGGCCCCCGGCCTCGGCGCATCTGGTCATGGCGGCGGTGACCGCGACCGTGGGGACGGCGGCCTCGGCGCTGTCGTCGCTCAACGCGACGGTGACGCTCGTAGGCATCCTCCACGCGGCCACCCCGCTCTGA
- a CDS encoding BlaI/MecI/CopY family transcriptional regulator: protein MNRPTGTDDGGAQDGPRLPRRGQGQLESQVLTVLRSAGGPATAGWVQEHLDGDLAYTTVITILSRLYAKKAVTRTRQGRSYVWTPASDEAGLAALRMRRVLDGERDRGAVLARFVSALSPGDEASLRALLARAAEGPDGPDEGPDGPDTGSAGPDDSAAPEG, encoded by the coding sequence ATGAACAGGCCCACAGGTACGGATGACGGCGGCGCCCAGGACGGCCCGCGGCTGCCCCGGCGCGGTCAGGGACAGCTGGAGTCCCAGGTCCTGACCGTGCTGCGCTCGGCGGGCGGCCCCGCGACGGCCGGGTGGGTGCAGGAGCACCTCGACGGCGACCTCGCCTACACCACGGTCATCACGATCCTTTCCCGCCTCTACGCGAAGAAGGCCGTGACCCGCACCCGCCAGGGCCGTTCCTACGTCTGGACCCCGGCATCCGACGAGGCAGGCCTCGCCGCCCTGCGGATGCGGCGCGTCCTGGACGGCGAACGGGACAGGGGGGCAGTCCTGGCCCGGTTCGTCTCCGCGCTGTCCCCGGGTGACGAGGCCAGCCTCCGCGCGCTGCTCGCCCGCGCGGCCGAGGGCCCGGACGGCCCGGACGAAGGCCCGGACGGCCCGGATACCGGGTCCGCCGGCCCCGACGACTCCGCCGCTCCGGAAGGCTGA
- a CDS encoding tellurite resistance TerB family protein — MALWDRIKESASSMQTQLEAKKNDLKSGAFRDASMAMCALVSAADGSIDPSERQRVASLIATNDVLQNFPADDLQRRFNAYVDKLTADFAFGKVSVLQEIAKAKKKPAEARAVIQIGIVIGGADGDFDKSEQAVVREACFALDLPPHEFDL; from the coding sequence ATGGCCCTTTGGGATCGGATCAAGGAATCCGCGTCGTCGATGCAGACGCAGCTGGAGGCGAAGAAGAACGACCTGAAGAGCGGGGCGTTCCGGGACGCGAGCATGGCCATGTGCGCCCTGGTCTCCGCTGCGGACGGTTCCATCGACCCGTCCGAGCGGCAGCGCGTCGCCTCACTCATCGCCACCAACGACGTGCTGCAGAACTTCCCGGCGGACGACCTCCAGCGCCGGTTCAACGCCTACGTGGACAAGCTGACGGCGGACTTCGCCTTCGGCAAGGTCAGCGTGCTCCAGGAGATCGCCAAGGCGAAGAAGAAGCCCGCCGAGGCGCGTGCCGTCATCCAGATCGGCATCGTGATCGGTGGCGCCGACGGCGACTTCGACAAGTCGGAGCAGGCCGTCGTGCGTGAGGCGTGCTTCGCGCTCGACCTGCCGCCGCACGAGTTCGACCTGTAG
- a CDS encoding PucR family transcriptional regulator: MAEPEIPERFLEGYARILSEVAETGRRLTRDELEARRALGREAAEAGHQLRALVGRHLSETRTAWPHTKAGSSSPDAVLGAVEQAIDAFGEGFERAQRLTVRREEAARREFIDDLLYGRSDLGRLAERATRFGLRLARAHAVAVAAGPEAYTESDAVPRSVESALLARFGGRKILITTKDGRLVCIAPGSQPDVLRYFAKQAHAATDGHQVAVGRPHPGPGGVVHSYDEALEALDLAQRMGLDDPVLYAADLLVYPVLTRDRQAMADLVRSELGPLREARGGAEPLLRTLSVYFDAGCVAAETARRLSLSVRALTYRLERIHQLTGSDPSDPVHRYTLQTAVIGARLLDWPAKEL; the protein is encoded by the coding sequence GTGGCGGAGCCCGAGATCCCCGAAAGATTCCTGGAGGGCTACGCCCGCATCCTGTCCGAGGTCGCGGAGACAGGCCGCCGGCTCACCCGGGACGAGCTGGAGGCGCGGCGCGCGCTCGGCCGTGAGGCCGCGGAGGCGGGACATCAGCTGCGGGCGCTGGTGGGCCGCCATCTCTCGGAGACCCGCACGGCCTGGCCGCACACCAAGGCGGGCAGTTCTTCCCCCGACGCCGTGCTGGGCGCCGTGGAACAGGCGATCGACGCCTTCGGGGAGGGTTTCGAGCGGGCACAGCGGCTCACCGTGCGACGGGAGGAAGCGGCGCGGCGGGAGTTCATCGACGACCTGCTGTACGGCCGCAGTGACCTGGGCAGGCTCGCGGAGCGCGCCACCAGGTTCGGGCTGCGGCTCGCCCGCGCCCACGCCGTCGCTGTGGCGGCGGGCCCCGAGGCGTACACCGAGTCCGACGCCGTGCCCCGCAGCGTCGAGTCGGCGCTGCTCGCGCGCTTCGGCGGCCGGAAGATCCTGATCACGACGAAGGACGGGCGGCTCGTCTGCATAGCCCCCGGCAGCCAGCCCGACGTCCTGCGGTACTTCGCCAAGCAGGCCCACGCCGCGACGGACGGCCACCAGGTCGCGGTCGGCCGTCCGCACCCAGGCCCCGGCGGGGTGGTCCACTCGTACGACGAGGCGCTCGAAGCGCTCGACCTGGCGCAGCGGATGGGGCTCGACGACCCCGTGCTGTACGCCGCCGACCTGCTGGTCTACCCCGTGCTGACCCGGGACCGGCAGGCGATGGCCGATCTGGTGCGCAGCGAGCTCGGCCCGCTCAGGGAGGCGCGGGGCGGCGCGGAACCGCTGCTGAGGACGCTGTCCGTGTACTTCGACGCGGGCTGTGTCGCCGCCGAGACGGCCCGTCGGCTGTCGCTGAGCGTGCGCGCGCTGACGTACCGGCTGGAGCGGATACACCAGCTGACCGGGTCGGACCCCTCCGACCCGGTGCACCGCTACACACTGCAGACGGCTGTGATCGGCGCCCGGCTGCTGGACTGGCCGGCGAAGGAGCTCTGA
- a CDS encoding flotillin family protein yields the protein MDAISLGVGVLIAVVLLIAVALVFVITRLFRKVEQGKALIISKTKKVDVTFTGAVVLPVLHKAETMDISVKTIEIRRTGREGLICQDNIRADIHITFFVRVNKTVEDVIKVAQAIGTERASDKAAIQEFFAAKFSEALKTVGKQLDFVDLYTKREEFRDRIIRVIGTDLNGYHLDDAAIDYLEQTPMAQLDGANILDAQGIRKITELTAIEHVRTNEFQRTEQKEITRQDVDARETILELERRQAEAEIKQRREVETLRAREESATARVQEEERLGSQSAFIRTEEQLGIQRENQAREVAVAQKNRERVIAVENERIEKDRLLEVIGRERETELNRIAATKEVEAERREVADVIRERIAVDRTVAEQEESILTLRSVEESERTRRSVIIAAEAEAQEKLVKDIKAAEAAEAAAVHLAAEQLTLADARLKTADLDARAKQRLAEGIQAESAAAGLAEVRVREAEADVTEKAGLAEAQATEARLRAEAEGARLKALAAAEGTQAQASADAAVIGEKLRAEAEGLTQKAAAMAALDEASRGHEEYRLRLEAEKEIRLAEFDVRRQIAESQATVLATGLENADIDIVGGDSVFFDRLVSSVSMGRSVDGFVENSKTAQALAGPWLDGSGSFTDDLTRVLGSVSTGDVQNLTVSALLMRLMQTPGAASGQVKQLLAAAEELGLAGMTVSSPAGGAPANGTAQEPSLNGAPVV from the coding sequence ATGGATGCCATCTCCTTGGGCGTCGGCGTGCTCATCGCCGTCGTCCTGCTCATCGCCGTCGCTCTCGTCTTCGTCATCACCCGTCTCTTCCGCAAGGTCGAGCAGGGGAAGGCGCTGATCATCTCCAAGACCAAGAAGGTCGACGTCACCTTCACCGGTGCCGTGGTCCTCCCGGTGCTGCACAAGGCCGAGACCATGGACATCTCGGTGAAGACCATCGAGATCCGCCGTACCGGCCGCGAGGGCCTGATCTGCCAGGACAACATCCGCGCCGACATCCACATCACCTTCTTCGTCCGCGTCAACAAGACCGTCGAGGACGTCATCAAGGTCGCGCAGGCCATCGGGACGGAGCGGGCCAGCGACAAGGCCGCCATCCAGGAGTTCTTCGCCGCGAAGTTCTCCGAGGCGCTCAAGACCGTCGGCAAGCAGCTGGACTTCGTCGACCTGTACACCAAGAGGGAGGAGTTCCGGGACCGGATCATCCGGGTCATCGGTACCGACCTGAACGGCTATCACCTCGACGACGCCGCGATCGACTACCTCGAGCAGACGCCGATGGCGCAGCTCGACGGCGCCAACATCCTCGACGCGCAGGGCATCCGGAAGATCACCGAACTGACGGCGATCGAGCACGTGCGGACCAACGAGTTCCAGCGCACCGAGCAGAAGGAGATCACCCGGCAGGACGTCGACGCCCGCGAGACCATCCTGGAGCTGGAGCGCCGGCAGGCCGAGGCCGAGATCAAGCAGCGCCGCGAGGTCGAGACGCTGCGGGCCCGGGAGGAGTCGGCCACCGCCCGGGTGCAGGAGGAGGAGCGGCTCGGTTCGCAGAGCGCGTTCATCCGTACCGAGGAACAGCTCGGCATCCAGCGGGAGAACCAGGCCCGGGAGGTCGCCGTAGCGCAGAAGAACCGCGAGCGGGTCATCGCCGTGGAGAACGAGCGCATCGAGAAGGACCGGCTCCTGGAGGTCATCGGGCGCGAGCGGGAGACCGAGCTGAACCGGATCGCCGCGACGAAGGAGGTCGAGGCCGAGCGCCGTGAGGTCGCTGACGTGATCCGGGAGCGGATCGCGGTGGACCGCACGGTCGCCGAGCAGGAGGAGTCGATCCTGACCCTGCGGTCCGTCGAGGAGTCGGAGCGCACCCGCAGGTCCGTCATCATCGCGGCGGAGGCGGAGGCACAGGAGAAGCTGGTCAAGGACATCAAGGCGGCGGAGGCCGCGGAGGCGGCGGCGGTCCACCTGGCTGCCGAGCAGCTGACACTCGCGGACGCCCGGCTGAAGACGGCCGACCTGGACGCCCGGGCGAAGCAGCGGCTGGCGGAGGGCATCCAGGCGGAGAGCGCCGCGGCGGGTCTCGCGGAGGTCAGGGTCCGGGAGGCGGAGGCCGACGTCACGGAGAAGGCCGGTCTCGCCGAGGCCCAGGCCACGGAGGCCCGGCTCAGGGCCGAGGCGGAGGGTGCGCGCCTCAAGGCACTGGCGGCCGCGGAGGGGACCCAGGCACAGGCGTCCGCCGACGCGGCGGTGATCGGCGAGAAGCTGCGGGCCGAGGCCGAGGGGCTCACCCAGAAGGCCGCGGCGATGGCGGCACTCGACGAGGCGTCGCGCGGGCACGAGGAGTACCGGCTGAGGCTGGAGGCGGAGAAGGAGATCCGGCTCGCGGAGTTCGACGTCCGGCGCCAGATCGCGGAGTCCCAGGCGACGGTCCTGGCGACGGGACTGGAGAACGCGGACATCGACATCGTCGGCGGGGACTCGGTCTTCTTCGACCGGCTCGTCTCGTCGGTCTCCATGGGCCGGAGCGTGGACGGTTTCGTCGAGAACTCGAAGACGGCGCAGGCACTCGCGGGACCGTGGCTCGACGGCAGCGGGTCGTTCACCGACGACCTGACCCGGGTGCTGGGGTCCGTGTCCACAGGGGATGTGCAGAACCTGACGGTTTCGGCACTGCTGATGCGGCTGATGCAGACGCCGGGGGCTGCCTCGGGACAGGTGAAGCAGCTGCTCGCCGCCGCGGAGGAGCTGGGGCTGGCCGGGATGACGGTGTCGTCCCCGGCGGGAGGGGCCCCGGCGAACGGAACGGCGCAGGAGCCGTCGCTGAACGGGGCGCCCGTCGTATAG